A window of Nicotiana tabacum cultivar K326 chromosome 24, ASM71507v2, whole genome shotgun sequence contains these coding sequences:
- the LOC142178612 gene encoding uncharacterized protein LOC142178612 — translation MAAPPNFEEGQSTYRPPRFNDQYYGWWKNRMHDFIMAEDSELWDVICDGPYVPIKKVGEPAVVVPKTRKEYNDADRKAVEKNFRAKFFLVCGIGPDEFNRISSRQSTKEIWEALQTAHEETTHVKQSKIDMLTTEYELFIMKDDESIQGMHTRFTSIINELHSLGEIIPRNKLVRKVLSVLSSSWESKVNAITEAKDLQTLTMDELVENLKTYEMKRKKDSEIREPKNEKNLVLKAENNDSSEEDSDMAYLTRRFQKMVRRNGGIPKRGSSSKPKNYYLCHKCGNPGHFIKDCPLLKQEHFKHNCDKAAKRNPVPDKCFKRKNVADNVMKQALAAWGDSSSESKEENDADDDEDDDNDEVNFRDVQRNLKSYSPKKLMSLANVLIDAYHSLVSDKDALTIELGDAEQTRDDLVVCVVDLKETIENLKNEKEVLTEKIASVEHERDDLMVVVVDLKETTENFSKEKNALVEKAAITEQERDDLLVVIVDLEQTIEGLKAKYRPGNSENGKEVASEAHIKLENELNNVKTSLCAELEKNRQLQAELEKVKNDLEKSFKWTWSPDAITTMYFNNGGHMQGIGFQRENVPYNSHSKTKDETFEVFAAFVKKIQVKMESKVACIRSDHGTEFDNAKFDEFCSENGITHNFSAPRTPQQNGVVERKNRTLEDMARTMLIDSGIAKNFWAEAINTTCYLDQLGKFDAKSDEGIFLGYSSQRKAYKIYNKRTQYVEESVHVIFNETLPSGEKSNKDDHDSEPLLVLGDITDMENGKANMMSQMKETIEYNATSSSPTQEEPGTHITTTEAEERVADTVQSTPQAAERGIQGNHSGLPSSSINEIQVPNWKHKSSHPLDNIITPLDSGVQTRSKARNSLAFSTFLSQIEPKNIKEVLKDAD, via the exons atggctgctccaccaaacttcgaggaaggacaatcaacttACAGGCCCCCAAGATTCAACGAccaatactatgggtggtggaagaATCGAATGCATGACTTCATAATGGCAGAAGACTCCGAGTTATGGGATGTTATTTGTGATGGTCCATATGTCCCAATAAAGAAGGTAGGAGAACCTGCTGTAGTGGTGCCGAAAACCAGGAAGGAGTACAATGACGCTGACAGGAAAGCTGTAGAGAAGAACTTTCGCGCCAAATTTTTTTTGGTATGTGGTATAGGACCTGATGAATTTAACAGGATTTCATCTCGTCAGTCTAccaaggagatatgggaagctttACAAACGGCACATGAAGAAACTACTCATGTAAAGCAGTCCAAGATCGATATGCTCACCACTGAGTATGAGCTCTTTATAATGAAGGATGATGAATCCATTCAAGGCATGCATACTCGATTCACTTCCATTATAAATGAGCTACACTCTCTTGGAGAAATTATTCCTAGGAACAAGCTCGTGAGGAAAGTTCTTAGCGTTTTATCCAGCTCCTGGGAAAGTAAGGTGAATGCTATCACTGAAGCCAAGGATCTGCAGACACTGACTATGGACGAGCTAGTTGAGAATCTGAAAACCTACGAGATGAAGAGAAAGAAGGACAGTGAAATAAGAGAACCAAAGAATgagaagaacctggtactcaaagctgaaAACAATGATTCGAGTGAGGAGGATAGTGACATGGCATACCTTACCAGAAGGTTTCAGAAAATGGTTCGAAGAAATGGAGGTATACCAAAGAGAGGCAGTTCCAGCAAACCAAAGAATTATTACCTCTGTCATAAATGTGGAAATCCAGGGCATTTCATCAAGGATTGTCCTCTTTTGAAGCAAGAGCATTTCAAGCACAACTGTGATAAAGCAGCCAAGAGGAACCCAGTTCCTGACAAATGCTTCAAAAGGAAAAACGTAGCTGACAATGTTATGAAGCAAGCTCTTGCAGCATGGGGAGATTCCTCTAGTGaatcaaaagaagaaaatgatgcag acgatgatgaagatgatgacaatgatgaggTAAACTTTAGGGATGTTCAGAGGAATCTGAAGTCCTACTCTCCCAAGAAACTCATGTCATTAGCTAATGTTTTGATTGATGCATATCATAGTCTTGTGAGTGATAAGGATGCCTTGACCATAGAGttaggagatgcggagcagactAGAGATGACTTGGTGGTTTGTGTAGTTGACCTGAAGGAAACTATAGAAAATCTGAAAAATGAGAAGGAGGTTCTAACAGAAAAAATTGCTAGTgtagaacatgaaagagatgatTTAATGGTAGTTGTAGTTGACTTGAAAGAAACCACAGAGAACTTTAGTAAAGAAAAGAATGCCTTAGTGGAGAAAGCTGCCATTACTGAGCAAGAAAGAGATGATCTCTTAGTGGTAATCGTAGACCTAGAGCAAACAATTGAGGGACTTAAAGCAAAATATAGGCCTGGAAATTCTGAAAATGGGAAGGAAGTAGCTAGTGAGGCACATATTAAACTTGAAAATGAGCTGAATAATGTGAAAACTAGTCTGTgtgctgagcttgagaaaaaTAGGCAGCTTCAAGCAGAATTGGAGAAAGTAAAaaatgatcttgagaaatctTTTAAGTGGACCTGGTCCCCAGATGCTATTACTACCATGTACTTTAATAATGGTGGACACATGCAGGGaatagggttccaaagggagaacgTTCCATATAACTCTCATAGCAA AACCAAGGATGAGACCTTCGAAGTGTTTGCAGCCTTTGTCAAGAAAATCCAAGTAAAGATGGAATCAAAAGTGGCTTGCATCAGATCCGATCATggaacagaatttgacaatgccaaGTTTGATGAATTCTGCAGTGAAAATGGCATCACCCACAACTTCTCAGCTCCAAGAACTCCACAGCAAAATGGAGTTGTAGAAAGGAAGAACAGAacccttgaagatatggctagaacaATGCTTATTGATAGTGGGATAGCCAAAAACTTCTGGGCAGAAGCCATAAATACAacctgctacttg gatcagcttggAAAATTTGacgccaaaagtgatgaaggaattttTCTGGGGTATTCCTCTCAAAGAAAAGCTTACAAGATTTACAATAAAAGGACTCAGTATGTAGAAGAAAGTGTTCATGTAATCTTCAACGAGACACTTCCATCTGGTGAGAAGAGCAACAAGGATGATCATGACAGTGAGCCACTGCTGGTTCTAGGAGATATCACCGACATGGAAAATGGAAAGGCAAATATGATGAGTCAAATGAAGGAGACAATTGAATACAATGCAACCTCTTCCTCTCCAACTCAAGAGGAACCAGGTACACACATCacaaccactgaagctgaagaaagagtagCTGATACAGTTCAAAGTACCCCACAGGCAGCCGAAAGAGGAATTCAAGGGAACCATTCAGGATTACCTAGTTCCTCCATTAATGAGATTCAGGTTCCAAATTGGAAACACAAAAGCTCTCATCCTCTCGATAATATAATAACCCCCCTTGATTCTGGAGTCCAAACTAGATCAAaagccagaaattcacttgccttctcaacCTTCCtctcccaaatagaacccaaaaatatTAAGGAAGTCTTGAAGGATGCAGACTAG